gtggtataccctagctactgtaccgccaggttagcgcgaccggacgcaggcagtcagcgttcggtgcattcagatctagttccggtcacttgatcgacgctggcatctcctctgtcttcttcacccttgctcaaatgtgctaaccaccaagtgtatcaccttgtgcacatgtgttagcatattttcataaatattttcaagggtgttagtacttcactagatcctaaatgcatatgcaatgaattagagcatctagtggcactttgataaccgcatttcgatacgagtttcactcctcttaatagtacggctatctatcctaaatgtgatcacactcactaagtgccttgatcaccaaaataaaatggctcctacattatatacctttgccttgagccttttgtttttctctttcttctttttcaagttcaagcatttgatcatcaccatgccatcaccattgtcatgatcttcgtcattgcttcatcacttggagtagtgctacctatttcataatcactttgataaactaggttagcacttagggtttcattaattaaccaaaaccaaactagagctttcaccaggtGCTCgtagtttgcagtggggttacaaacgagaaggagaaagatgggggtataaGTGGTTCGATCGGACTCTGATATgaggggccaagagtgacgggagccccgctatgtgctaagtgttcgagcgtgtgctcgtggtttgaacttagtggttctgttgttgtgtcctAGTGAACTCGATCGATCCCTTTTTTGGGAgaccccttttatagttgaaggggatggcctgacaagtgagagagagagtacgtatgctgctaagtcttgctgcccatgtCGGTAGgtataagatgatggtaggcgcccacaatactgtttaatgtcagatgcacatgggaggttgcgtcgtcttcttcaggtatggcagacgtcggtgcctgccacactgttgatacctagaggcatgcaaggggttttaccatgttcgcctagtactgtaaatgtcggcgcctacaacactgcttcggtactgtcatgctagggaggtcgcagggtactatcctgcaggtatacatggtacggtccttggtattgtggttgacctgagtgccctgccttactttctccgtccatttcctggtccttaccgagcgggcgtccccggttggtcggttctagtcggctctgattgcgccagtcggagaggagctgtaagtaggggttcggcgcattcctggtcggagaagcgggtcgaagtcggaagtggtgttttggtcaggccttcctatcggagagggcgtccgaaGGTGGGCCGGTGACGGAGGCGAGCGATGTTCCTCCTTtgtgaggccttccggtcggagaggcgagcCGGAGTTGCacgggcgctgttcctcctcggccaggcctttcggtcggagattggtttgtccttctggcctgtcgttttaggtgttgggccggcccaagagttgtGCGTCATTCGCAACGTTTGTCTGCCGGACCGAGCCTTTGCtaggaagccagtccatgagggaccccgggtttatgaaccaaacaggagcccccgggcgattcgggtagaatcgtctgggggatttttgtcttgacaacGGGTGAGCACAAGCGCACCCGCTGGTgtggcccccgagcccccgggcgattcgggtagaatcgtctggggggtttttcGTGTTTCCAGCGGGGAAGTTTTgtttttgtcagcgggtgcgcgcgagcgcacccgtgggtgtagcccccgaacaatatttttctctcacaccaaaccagccaacagtactttcagccatgacttataagccaaaccagcccaaacgaacagggcgcatgACTAACCTGCAGTTTTTTTAGCACAGAGAAACCCATTTCGGAACTTTTCAAAATAAAAAGAGCACCTCCTATTCTTGGTCCCTTAGGCCTTAGTTGAATTGGAAGAAAGGCCTTAGTTGAGTTAGAACAAAGGCACTTATCTGAAATATGTGTGCATTTGGATTTACATTAGGCAAATTGGCCTCCCCGCTTAACTATGCAGCTAGCTCCGCCACTGGTTGCAGGCGGAGCTGTGTCCTGACACGGTTCTGGGATCGGACTTCCGTGCGCTAGCCTATACATCGGAGATTATCTGAACGAAACTCACGATACGGATGAGTTTTGAGTCCACCGGACGCTTAGGGAACCGACTCCGACGCGCTTTACGGAATCGACTACGAACATGCACCAATCCATACGCCTTCAAGTTCAACAAcgaagagcatctccaagagactctttattttataggaatagagattttgatgaaaaaatACGCTCCAAAAACCTCTTCAATTGGATATCTAAATATAGATATCCTCTATTCTGGATTTCTCGCTATCAAAGATGAAGAGTGAGAATGACTCTACGTACAaaatatagaaaaactgttggaatGTACAAAgatatataaaatattttttactaaaataactctctaaatgataatttagagagtCGCCTTTATAAAGATCACTGGAGGAAATCAACAATTAAGAGCCGGCCGGCTAGGACTTGTATCCCCTCGCGTGATCTATCTTGTCCTCCGGCTAGctccctcgccgtcgccggcgcgGCAAGATGGGCGAGCGCAAGGTGATAAACAAGTACTACCCGCACGACTTCGACCCGTCCAAGGTCCCGCAGTGGCGGCGGCCCAAGAACGAGCAGACCAAGGTGCGGATGATGCTCCCGATGACCGTCCGCTGCGGCGCCTGCGGGGAGTACCTCAGCCGGGGCACCAAGTTCAACGCGCGCATGGAGGACGTCCCCGGCGAGAGGTACCTCGGCGCGATCCGGGTCTTCCGCTTCTACATCAAGTGCTCGCGCTGCTCCGCTGAGATCGCATTCAGGACGGACCCCAGGAACTCGGGCTACGCGCTCGAGTCCGGCTCGAGCGCCACGCGGGACGCCGCCGCGgcgcgtgaggaggaggaggaggaggaagaggagcggAGGCGGGACGGCGGGGACGCCATGGCGGCGTTGGAGCGCCGGGCGCGCGACGGCCGGCGCGAGATGGACGCGGTCGCGGCGCTGGAGGAGGCGCGCTCGCTCAAAGCCAGGCGCGCCCGGGTCGCGCCGGAGCAGGCCCTCGAGGCCCTGCTGTGCCGCCGCCGCAGTCAGGCCAAGACAGTGCAAGAGCAGGAGCAGGACGCGGACGAGGTGCTCGTCAGATCCATCCGTTTCCGCAACTCCGCTGGGTACATCAAGCGGATCGAGGAGGACGATGACCGGGAGGAGGAGGATGTCTTCACGGTCTCTGTGCCGAAAACCATGCCCGACCACCAAGCGCATAAGGAGAAGCGGCGGCAAGCTCCCGTGGTTATTGTTTCCAAGAGGAGATGCGTGCTGACGGTACCACAGGGCAAGTCACACGACGGCGGTCACGCCGACAAGTCGGAGGGTAAAGCATCTGCCGGGGACACGGAGGCGAACAGTGGCGCTCTTCAGGTGCTCTGCTGCAGCTACGATAGCGACGACCAAGAGGAGATCTGATGACTGATGGTGATTACTCTCTACCTCCTACTGCGAAGCAATCCAGCAATGTCGATGCTCGCACCGTATGTATTTTTGGTTTCTATACAGGCAACAATCATGTATAGAAGAGATGCTTATTGCTGATGCTGATGCCGGTGATGTTTGTGTTCTTATCTTCGGCGGCACAATGGAAACCATGATGAGAGAGCAAGCAAGAAAACGCTGATGGCTACCATGCAAAAGCTGCTGCATTCTAATATGAGCCTGAGTGTGAATGCTT
Above is a genomic segment from Miscanthus floridulus cultivar M001 chromosome 3, ASM1932011v1, whole genome shotgun sequence containing:
- the LOC136545955 gene encoding uncharacterized protein, translated to MGERKVINKYYPHDFDPSKVPQWRRPKNEQTKVRMMLPMTVRCGACGEYLSRGTKFNARMEDVPGERYLGAIRVFRFYIKCSRCSAEIAFRTDPRNSGYALESGSSATRDAAAAREEEEEEEEERRRDGGDAMAALERRARDGRREMDAVAALEEARSLKARRARVAPEQALEALLCRRRSQAKTVQEQEQDADEVLVRSIRFRNSAGYIKRIEEDDDREEEDVFTVSVPKTMPDHQAHKEKRRQAPVVIVSKRRCVLTVPQGKSHDGGHADKSEGKASAGDTEANSGALQVLCCSYDSDDQEEI